One window of Rasiella rasia genomic DNA carries:
- a CDS encoding PorP/SprF family type IX secretion system membrane protein: MKKILILTLIAAFFWTHESQAQQDPQYTQYMYNMNVVNPAYAGSKESLSLTALYRKQWSGLDGAPETFTFSGHSPISDKVGLGLSAIKDELGPISETNVYADFSYTIDVGASTKLAFGLKAGVTFHDVGLTGLELQDPGDPFFSQDINNTYPNVGAGAFLYGENYYLGLSVPNLLNSVHLDENGLKYGSETNHYFATAGYVFQLSENVKLKPSVLVKSAFDAPLSFDGNLNALFYDRFEIGASYRLDDSFSGLVGFQVTDYIRIGYAYDRVMSDIEAVASASHEVILTFDVFFKKRTLRSPRYF, from the coding sequence ATGAAGAAAATACTCATACTTACTCTTATTGCTGCTTTCTTTTGGACGCATGAGTCGCAAGCCCAACAGGACCCACAGTATACTCAGTATATGTACAATATGAATGTGGTGAATCCGGCCTATGCTGGAAGCAAAGAAAGCCTTTCGCTCACTGCATTATATCGTAAACAGTGGTCGGGCTTAGACGGAGCTCCTGAAACATTCACTTTTTCTGGACATTCACCAATTAGTGATAAAGTGGGATTAGGTCTCTCGGCTATAAAAGATGAATTAGGTCCAATTAGCGAAACGAATGTATATGCAGACTTTTCGTATACTATAGATGTAGGTGCTAGTACAAAATTGGCGTTTGGTCTTAAGGCTGGGGTTACCTTTCATGACGTAGGACTTACGGGTCTTGAGCTACAAGATCCAGGAGATCCATTCTTTTCACAAGACATAAATAATACCTATCCTAATGTAGGTGCGGGTGCATTTTTATACGGAGAAAATTACTATTTAGGGCTTTCAGTTCCAAACCTCCTAAATTCTGTTCACCTCGATGAAAATGGTTTAAAGTATGGAAGTGAAACCAATCATTATTTTGCAACCGCGGGATATGTATTTCAACTTTCAGAAAACGTAAAGCTGAAACCTTCTGTATTGGTTAAATCGGCTTTTGATGCTCCATTGTCTTTCGACGGAAACTTGAATGCATTGTTTTATGACCGATTTGAAATTGGTGCTAGTTACCGTTTAGATGATTCGTTTAGTGGGTTGGTTGGTTTTCAAGTTACAGACTACATTCGTATAGGATATGCCTACGATAGGGTCATGTCAGACATTGAAGCCGTGGCAAGTGCTTCTCACGAAGTCATACTCACCTTTGATGTGTTCTTCAAAAAACGTACACTACGATCTCCAAGATACTTCTAA
- a CDS encoding choice-of-anchor L domain-containing protein, producing MKKNISLFVTLLVACASFAQITIDETLTTQQLVEDILINSPCAEVSNFNALTGTDFGDVNGIAAFDANGSTFPFQSGIILTSGSVQSAPGPNNTLHSDGFTTWPGDADLEANTTATNTNNASFIEFDFVPFLEEISFNFIMASEEYNQNFECTFSDAFAFILTDQVTGVVQNLAVLPGTTIPIEVTNIRYAVGSQCGAVNEEFFGQYNFQPITNPNAPSIPAADSPIDYNGQTVSLTAVGDVIPGNDYTIKLVVADETDTAFDIAVFLEAGSFNLGNIDLGNDILLGDPAAQCEGDVILLDTMVDPSEATFKWFFNGTEIMGETDPTLEVSTTGVYRVEVTYSQGTGCVGTDEITLEFLDPPNYNLGVSSQSSCFITPVTLDATVINYPPAVVSYEWFMDGVTIPGETNATYDVIAPGFYEVEATVQSCVTRDGVTFTSPNDIDFDLGPDDDDCFIMDRTLDATPTNYNLADTSFQWSLDGVVLAGETNATLMASAPGLYEVTVTVGACENTDSITLSLTNDIDIELGEDISSCFISPVILDATPSNYNVTSATFEWTKDGAVLAGETNATLNVSEIGLYAVTVTVGSCEATDSVAISLGGFDVNLGEDFETCFENNASLTAEISGIDATSATYQWFLNGSEIVNQIDAILPISEEGEYSVTVNIGSCSATDNINVALRTDVSVTIIEDDFKTCPDETNILTATTDNENAAFQWFKNGEAIPDATANVLEFVLTEDEGLVQNFSVVITTGDCTAEDDIIIELYDIGNCTVSQGISPNADGFNDILDLEFLSDRAGGINDFKVYNRHGLLVYEQVNYIKEWFGQTDAGDELPTGTYYLVMTFNSEDPIYGSQYANWIYLNRDAN from the coding sequence ATGAAAAAAAACATCTCCTTATTTGTTACTTTATTAGTTGCTTGTGCTTCTTTTGCTCAGATTACTATTGATGAAACGTTAACGACCCAACAATTGGTTGAAGACATTCTCATTAATAGTCCGTGTGCAGAGGTGTCTAACTTTAATGCACTAACAGGAACAGATTTTGGTGATGTCAACGGAATTGCAGCCTTTGATGCAAACGGTTCAACTTTTCCTTTTCAATCTGGAATTATTTTAACTTCTGGAAGTGTGCAAAGTGCTCCTGGCCCAAACAACACACTACATAGTGACGGTTTTACTACTTGGCCTGGAGATGCAGACCTAGAAGCTAACACCACTGCTACTAATACGAACAATGCATCCTTTATAGAATTCGATTTTGTGCCATTTCTAGAAGAAATTAGTTTCAACTTTATCATGGCCTCAGAAGAATACAATCAAAATTTTGAATGTACTTTCTCTGATGCGTTTGCCTTCATTTTAACAGACCAAGTAACAGGTGTTGTGCAAAATCTTGCCGTGCTTCCTGGAACTACAATTCCTATTGAAGTAACAAACATTCGATATGCCGTTGGCTCGCAATGTGGAGCAGTTAATGAAGAGTTTTTTGGACAGTACAACTTTCAACCTATCACAAATCCTAATGCACCCTCAATTCCTGCGGCAGATTCGCCAATAGATTACAACGGTCAAACCGTTTCTTTAACCGCGGTTGGAGATGTTATTCCAGGAAACGACTACACTATTAAACTTGTAGTTGCAGACGAGACCGATACTGCTTTCGACATTGCAGTATTTTTAGAAGCAGGAAGTTTTAATTTAGGAAACATAGATTTAGGAAATGACATTTTACTAGGAGATCCTGCTGCACAATGTGAGGGAGATGTTATCTTACTAGATACCATGGTAGACCCAAGTGAAGCTACCTTTAAATGGTTTTTTAACGGCACCGAAATTATGGGAGAAACAGACCCTACACTTGAAGTGTCAACCACAGGTGTCTATCGTGTTGAAGTTACCTATAGCCAAGGAACAGGATGTGTTGGTACAGACGAAATTACACTCGAATTTCTTGACCCTCCTAACTACAACCTTGGTGTTAGCAGTCAATCCAGTTGTTTTATTACGCCAGTAACACTAGACGCTACGGTAATTAATTATCCGCCCGCGGTTGTTTCTTACGAATGGTTTATGGATGGCGTTACCATTCCTGGTGAAACAAATGCCACTTACGACGTAATAGCGCCTGGTTTTTATGAAGTGGAAGCTACCGTTCAAAGTTGTGTTACTAGAGATGGCGTTACGTTTACAAGTCCGAACGATATAGATTTCGATTTAGGACCCGACGACGACGATTGCTTTATCATGGACAGAACCTTAGACGCAACTCCTACAAACTATAATTTAGCAGACACTTCTTTTCAATGGTCGTTAGACGGTGTGGTACTAGCTGGTGAAACAAATGCAACACTTATGGCTTCAGCCCCTGGATTGTACGAAGTTACTGTTACCGTTGGAGCTTGCGAAAATACAGATAGTATTACGCTATCGCTTACAAACGATATAGATATTGAATTAGGAGAAGACATATCCTCATGCTTTATCTCCCCTGTTATCTTAGATGCCACTCCTTCAAATTATAACGTTACAAGCGCCACTTTTGAATGGACCAAAGATGGGGCAGTCCTCGCAGGCGAAACAAATGCAACACTTAATGTATCGGAAATCGGACTTTACGCAGTAACTGTAACTGTTGGAAGCTGCGAAGCAACAGATAGTGTTGCAATAAGTTTAGGAGGATTTGATGTAAATTTAGGTGAAGATTTTGAAACCTGTTTTGAAAACAACGCGTCACTTACTGCGGAAATTTCAGGTATTGATGCTACTTCAGCAACATACCAGTGGTTTTTAAATGGAAGTGAAATTGTTAATCAAATTGATGCAATACTTCCAATTTCCGAAGAAGGCGAATACAGTGTCACTGTTAACATAGGCAGTTGCAGTGCTACAGACAACATAAATGTTGCACTTAGAACAGATGTTTCAGTAACCATTATCGAAGACGATTTTAAAACGTGTCCAGACGAAACTAATATACTAACAGCAACAACAGACAATGAGAATGCTGCCTTTCAGTGGTTTAAAAATGGTGAAGCCATACCAGATGCAACAGCTAATGTACTAGAGTTTGTACTAACGGAAGACGAAGGCTTAGTTCAAAACTTTAGCGTAGTAATTACCACAGGCGATTGTACTGCAGAAGATGACATTATTATAGAATTATACGATATTGGCAATTGTACAGTATCACAAGGTATTTCTCCAAATGCCGATGGATTTAATGACATTCTAGACCTAGAATTCTTGTCTGATCGCGCTGGTGGAATTAACGATTTCAAAGTTTATAATAGACATGGGCTTTTAGTCTATGAGCAGGTAAATTATATAAAAGAATGGTTCGGACAAACAGATGCTGGTGATGAATTACCCACTGGAACCTATTACCTTGTTATGACTTTTAACTCAGAAGATCCAATTTATGGCAGCCAATACGCCAATTGGATTTATTTAAACAGAGACGCTAATTAA
- the hflX gene encoding GTPase HflX, with product MIEETTIEYEKSILIGLITQHQDEEKSKEYLDELEFLTYTAGGEVMKRFVQKMQMPNPKTFIGSGKMEEVRTYVEENDIGTAIFDDELSPGQQRNIEKILKCKIIDRTNLILDIFAQRAQTSYARTQVELAQYEYLLPRLTGMWTHLERQRGGIGMRGPGETEIETDRRIVRDRIALLKKKIVKIDRQMEVQRGNRGALVRVALIGYTNVGKSTLMNVISKSEVFAENKLFATLDTTVRKVVIGNLPFLLSDTVGFIRKLPTQLVESFKSTLDEVREADLLLHVVDISHPSFEDHIASVNQILDEIKGADKPTFMIFNKIDAYQPETIDDDDLVTEKTKAHFTLTDWKQTWMQRENTDAIFISALNKENLEEFRKMVYDKVRDIHVTRFPYNNFLYPELYEG from the coding sequence ATGATTGAAGAAACTACAATAGAATATGAAAAATCCATTTTAATTGGATTAATTACACAACACCAAGACGAGGAAAAATCTAAAGAGTATCTTGACGAACTCGAATTCTTAACGTATACGGCAGGGGGTGAAGTGATGAAGCGATTTGTGCAAAAAATGCAAATGCCTAATCCAAAAACATTTATAGGTTCTGGTAAAATGGAAGAAGTACGTACGTACGTAGAAGAAAATGATATAGGAACGGCCATTTTTGATGATGAACTTTCACCTGGGCAACAACGCAATATTGAAAAGATACTAAAATGTAAAATTATAGATCGCACCAACCTTATTCTTGACATTTTTGCCCAACGAGCGCAAACTAGCTACGCAAGAACGCAGGTAGAGTTAGCGCAATACGAGTATTTATTACCAAGACTTACAGGAATGTGGACCCACCTTGAACGTCAACGAGGGGGAATAGGAATGCGTGGGCCTGGGGAAACAGAGATAGAAACAGACCGTCGTATTGTTCGAGATCGTATTGCACTGCTGAAAAAGAAAATCGTCAAGATAGATCGCCAAATGGAAGTGCAACGCGGCAACCGTGGAGCATTGGTTCGTGTGGCTCTTATTGGATATACCAATGTTGGAAAAAGTACCTTAATGAATGTTATTAGTAAGTCTGAGGTCTTTGCTGAAAATAAGTTGTTTGCCACCTTAGATACGACGGTGCGAAAAGTTGTAATAGGTAACTTGCCGTTTTTACTGAGTGATACGGTTGGATTTATAAGAAAATTGCCTACACAACTCGTAGAAAGTTTTAAAAGCACATTAGATGAGGTTCGAGAGGCAGACTTGCTGCTTCATGTTGTAGATATAAGTCATCCTTCATTTGAAGATCATATCGCTTCCGTAAATCAGATACTTGACGAAATTAAAGGAGCAGACAAACCAACATTTATGATTTTCAATAAAATTGACGCCTACCAACCAGAGACAATAGACGATGATGATTTGGTAACAGAAAAAACCAAGGCTCATTTTACATTAACCGATTGGAAACAAACATGGATGCAGCGTGAAAACACCGACGCGATATTTATTTCGGCTTTAAATAAAGAGAATCTTGAGGAATTTAGAAAGATGGTGTATGATAAGGTGCGAGACATTCATGTAACACGATTTCCTTACAATAACTTTCTATACCCTGAATTATATGAAGGTTGA
- a CDS encoding gliding motility-associated C-terminal domain-containing protein, with protein MEKKLPSTFFTSYFLTFKNYTYVFLFFLAAHTVQAQGPGSLFVDAGPDMVADCNNGGCVDLTATFLETFDTAQETYSVNSIPYTPPFAFDGLANSLNPNIDDAWSAVDNLPFDFCYFGNLETEFQVGSNGVIRFDVDPGDTSNGWSFDENLPNNSNSTLGEANVFTPGHDIDPSVVGSTEEIGYEVLGTFPNRVLVVSYFEVPMFQTQCNALLATHMAVFYEFSNVIEIYIQDKPSCPTWNDGNAALGIQNDDGDIAFVPPGRNTSDSPWTTNNEAWSFSPAGTQTYVFEWLDDTGTVIGTDATINVCPTDPTTTYTARITYTNSCNGETVVLTDDVDVTLEGSDLEVDLGEDLLFCDLSSYEIVPEFVGDPTGATFLWSPNGETTPTIVVSDTDVYGVEVTLNGCTTSDEVELTFLASPNCTVVSVCNSIDFEEDFGAGVGRECIDPAIATTTYVCDQTGMVDDGEYSITNISDGLNSGWHPGMTDHTGNMSGRALFVNADFTTGEFYRRTINLSTGTDYSFGAWITTVYDTDTGICGGASIPSNVTFRIEDPVGTMIAETNTGDIPNGPDPDWQQFFISFNTGANTDIQLVLINNGAGGCGNDLAIDDITLELTTAEPVIVDPPDIAVCDTDNNGTEIFDLTTQTATILDGQDPTQFNVTFHNTQFDAEADQFAIADPVNYTNIANPDTIYVRVERADQETCFSTVDFDLILNPIIDLTTDLPTEVNLCETEVIPPLDGTATNTNIDLTLVTYEWTDGTGTVVSTDAIYTPTGSGTYTLTLTYPPCSESMHTVVVDITENPTLDLGDDQTLCDGGSYEIVPILGGNTTGITYLWSTGETTPTIVVDTTGTYDLTITVGNCTVSDTVAVFIADPIEVTIGEDFKTCPNEPQVLTATSSNSNVTYQWFLNGEIITGETANVIEITLEPNTMGTQTFSVIASDGDCTGEGEIDVTLYDIGNCTISQGISPNSDGFNDILDLEFLNDRTGIVQLQIFNRLGTLVYEKTNYINEWEGQTTDNEELPTGTYFYVLDLAGDDATFGPQATGWIYLNREKN; from the coding sequence ATGGAGAAAAAATTACCCTCAACATTTTTCACATCATATTTCCTTACATTTAAAAACTATACGTACGTTTTCCTCTTTTTTCTAGCCGCTCACACCGTGCAAGCGCAGGGGCCTGGATCACTATTTGTAGACGCTGGACCCGATATGGTCGCAGATTGTAACAATGGAGGGTGTGTAGATTTAACGGCAACTTTTCTAGAAACATTTGATACCGCACAAGAAACTTATTCTGTGAACTCTATCCCGTATACGCCTCCTTTTGCGTTCGATGGTTTAGCAAATTCATTAAACCCAAACATTGACGATGCATGGTCTGCAGTAGATAATCTTCCCTTCGATTTTTGTTACTTCGGAAATTTAGAAACAGAATTTCAAGTCGGTTCTAACGGGGTAATTCGTTTTGATGTTGATCCTGGAGACACCAGCAATGGTTGGAGTTTTGATGAAAACCTTCCTAACAATTCTAATTCAACCTTAGGTGAAGCAAATGTATTTACACCAGGTCATGATATAGATCCGTCTGTAGTTGGAAGCACAGAAGAAATAGGATATGAAGTTTTAGGAACTTTCCCTAACAGAGTTTTAGTAGTGTCTTATTTTGAGGTACCGATGTTTCAAACGCAATGTAATGCATTGCTGGCAACTCATATGGCGGTATTTTACGAATTTTCAAATGTTATCGAAATATACATTCAAGACAAGCCATCATGCCCTACTTGGAATGACGGAAATGCCGCTCTAGGTATCCAGAATGACGATGGAGATATAGCATTTGTGCCTCCAGGTAGAAACACAAGTGATTCGCCATGGACAACAAATAATGAAGCATGGAGTTTTTCTCCTGCAGGGACTCAGACCTATGTTTTTGAATGGCTAGACGATACCGGAACCGTAATTGGCACCGATGCCACAATTAATGTGTGTCCTACAGACCCAACCACTACTTATACTGCTAGAATAACGTATACCAATTCATGCAACGGAGAAACAGTAGTACTAACAGACGATGTTGATGTAACCTTAGAAGGAAGTGACCTTGAGGTAGATCTTGGTGAAGACCTTTTATTTTGTGATCTTTCTTCATACGAGATTGTTCCAGAATTTGTTGGAGATCCAACTGGAGCTACATTCCTTTGGAGTCCAAACGGAGAAACTACTCCTACCATCGTTGTTTCAGACACAGATGTTTATGGTGTAGAAGTTACCCTTAATGGATGTACAACCTCAGACGAGGTAGAATTAACTTTCTTAGCGTCTCCTAACTGTACTGTAGTTTCTGTTTGTAATAGCATAGATTTTGAAGAAGATTTTGGAGCTGGTGTTGGAAGAGAATGTATAGATCCTGCAATAGCTACAACTACCTATGTTTGTGACCAAACAGGTATGGTAGACGATGGAGAATACTCTATCACTAACATCTCTGATGGTCTAAACTCAGGATGGCACCCTGGAATGACAGATCATACTGGTAACATGAGCGGACGTGCTTTATTTGTAAATGCAGATTTTACAACAGGAGAATTTTACAGAAGAACCATTAACCTAAGTACAGGTACAGATTATAGCTTTGGCGCTTGGATTACTACCGTTTATGATACAGACACAGGTATTTGTGGTGGTGCTTCAATCCCTTCTAATGTAACCTTTAGAATAGAAGACCCAGTTGGAACAATGATAGCTGAAACCAATACTGGTGATATTCCAAATGGACCAGATCCAGATTGGCAGCAATTCTTTATCAGTTTTAATACAGGTGCGAATACAGATATTCAACTTGTCCTTATTAATAACGGTGCAGGTGGCTGCGGAAATGACCTAGCAATCGATGATATAACGCTAGAATTAACAACAGCAGAACCAGTAATTGTAGATCCGCCAGATATCGCGGTATGTGATACAGACAACAACGGTACTGAAATTTTCGACCTTACTACTCAGACAGCAACAATTCTTGATGGTCAGGACCCAACACAGTTTAATGTAACTTTTCACAATACGCAGTTCGATGCTGAGGCAGACCAGTTTGCCATAGCAGACCCTGTTAATTACACAAATATTGCTAATCCAGACACCATCTATGTACGTGTAGAACGTGCAGATCAAGAAACTTGTTTCAGCACGGTAGATTTCGACTTAATTCTTAATCCTATAATAGATTTAACGACAGACTTGCCTACAGAAGTAAACTTATGTGAAACAGAGGTAATTCCGCCGTTAGATGGAACTGCAACAAACACTAATATTGATCTTACTCTTGTAACTTACGAATGGACAGATGGAACTGGAACAGTAGTTTCTACAGATGCAATCTACACACCTACCGGCAGTGGAACATATACACTAACCCTCACATACCCTCCTTGTAGTGAAAGTATGCATACCGTAGTTGTAGATATTACCGAAAACCCAACTTTAGATCTTGGAGATGACCAAACACTTTGTGATGGAGGCAGCTATGAAATTGTTCCTATCCTTGGAGGAAATACTACAGGTATCACCTATCTATGGAGTACTGGTGAAACGACACCAACTATTGTTGTTGATACTACAGGCACCTATGATTTAACTATTACCGTTGGCAATTGTACGGTTTCAGACACTGTAGCTGTATTTATTGCAGATCCTATTGAAGTAACTATTGGTGAAGACTTTAAAACATGTCCTAACGAACCTCAGGTGCTTACAGCTACCTCATCTAACAGCAATGTAACCTACCAATGGTTCCTAAATGGAGAGATTATTACTGGTGAGACAGCTAATGTAATAGAGATTACTCTAGAACCAAATACAATGGGAACGCAAACTTTTAGTGTAATTGCTAGTGATGGCGACTGTACTGGGGAAGGCGAAATTGATGTAACACTATACGACATAGGAAATTGTACCATATCGCAAGGTATTTCTCCAAACTCAGATGGTTTTAATGATATCCTTGACCTCGAATTTTTAAATGATCGCACAGGTATTGTACAGTTACAAATCTTTAATAGACTAGGTACACTTGTATACGAGAAAACCAATTACATCAACGAATGGGAAGGACAGACTACAGACAATGAAGAGTTACCTACAGGTACCTATTTCTATGTTTTAGATCTGGCTGGCGATGATGCAACCTTTGGACCGCAAGCCACAGGTTGGATTTACCTTAACAGGGAGAAAAACTAA
- a CDS encoding endonuclease/exonuclease/phosphatase family protein: MSSSDVNHYCFAFYNLENLFDTKNDPVTLDDDFTEKSDRRWNEKRFRKKIKKLGSVIQQIGYADIGFPPIIVGVAEVENKYVLEELVNSKFLKEKNYGVVHYDSPDERGIDTGLLYRKEYVEILDSKTHTVHIQNEHGERDYTRDILAVHIAIENHEFYVLVNHWPSRRAGVEKTAPRRMAAAIKNLEVVEAIKAEDEDARFVIMGDFNDDPKSKSIQHITNTNFYNPMELLLTREEGSTNHKGAWNLFDQLLVSHEFMQQHGNRFRFEKAEIFNPEHLTEYEGRRKGNPFRTYLGAYYAGGFSDHFPIYGLFSMKN, translated from the coding sequence ATGAGTTCTTCAGACGTAAACCATTATTGCTTTGCCTTTTATAATCTTGAAAATCTATTTGACACCAAAAATGACCCTGTTACCCTCGACGATGATTTTACTGAAAAGTCAGACAGAAGGTGGAATGAGAAACGTTTCCGAAAGAAAATAAAAAAATTAGGAAGCGTTATTCAACAGATTGGGTATGCCGATATTGGATTCCCTCCTATTATTGTTGGTGTAGCCGAAGTGGAAAACAAGTATGTTCTTGAAGAACTTGTAAATTCAAAGTTCCTCAAAGAAAAAAACTATGGTGTTGTACACTACGATTCTCCAGATGAACGCGGCATAGATACTGGCTTGTTGTATAGAAAAGAATATGTTGAAATTTTAGACAGCAAAACGCACACAGTTCACATACAAAATGAGCATGGCGAAAGAGATTATACTAGAGACATTTTGGCTGTTCATATAGCGATAGAAAACCATGAGTTTTACGTCTTAGTTAACCACTGGCCGTCCCGAAGAGCGGGTGTAGAAAAGACAGCACCACGAAGAATGGCCGCTGCTATAAAGAACCTAGAAGTGGTGGAAGCCATAAAAGCAGAAGATGAAGATGCGAGGTTTGTCATCATGGGCGATTTTAACGATGACCCAAAAAGCAAGAGTATACAACACATCACAAACACCAATTTTTATAACCCAATGGAACTACTCTTAACCCGCGAAGAAGGTAGTACCAATCACAAAGGAGCATGGAACTTATTTGACCAACTTCTAGTTTCTCATGAATTTATGCAGCAGCACGGAAATCGCTTTCGTTTCGAAAAAGCAGAGATTTTTAACCCAGAGCACTTAACCGAGTATGAAGGCAGACGGAAAGGAAATCCATTTAGAACCTATTTAGGAGCATATTACGCAGGTGGATTTAGCGACCATTTTCCCATCTATGGATTGTTTTCTATGAAAAACTAA
- a CDS encoding DUF3078 domain-containing protein, producing the protein MTKKLLILFVMFVGVTSMNAQTKEELQAQKAEKQAAANALQAEADAIQATIDALPGWRYGAFGTVGANLSGFNNWFAQGTPNVNSGNIGVTVNGFANLKQEKYFWRNALNVNLGWVKFDDRDDPTDDDSFREGTDVFNISSLYGRYVFKNFAVSGLAEYRTTILNNFNDPGYLDVGVGGTWTPVENLVVVIHPLNYNFVFAEDDTIFQSSLGAKILVDYTRKIGAINFKSNLSAFQSYESSDLSNWTWINSFGYTLWKGIGLGFEFGLRGNQQEAVNFATANFVEGSGPAPSFENVDNELQSYWLLGLNYSF; encoded by the coding sequence ATGACAAAAAAGTTACTAATACTATTTGTAATGTTCGTAGGAGTTACTTCCATGAACGCACAGACGAAAGAAGAGCTACAAGCTCAAAAAGCTGAGAAACAAGCAGCGGCAAATGCGTTACAAGCAGAAGCAGATGCAATTCAAGCAACCATAGATGCTTTGCCAGGATGGAGATATGGCGCGTTTGGAACCGTAGGCGCTAATCTATCTGGTTTTAACAATTGGTTTGCTCAAGGCACACCAAATGTGAACTCTGGAAACATTGGCGTTACTGTTAACGGATTTGCAAATCTTAAACAAGAAAAATACTTCTGGAGAAATGCATTAAACGTAAATCTAGGATGGGTGAAATTTGACGATAGAGATGACCCAACAGACGACGATAGCTTTAGAGAAGGTACAGACGTATTTAATATCTCTTCATTGTACGGTAGATACGTATTCAAAAACTTCGCGGTATCGGGATTAGCCGAATATCGTACCACAATCCTAAACAACTTTAATGACCCTGGTTATCTTGACGTAGGTGTTGGTGGTACATGGACACCAGTAGAAAATCTTGTTGTTGTGATACATCCCCTAAACTACAACTTTGTTTTTGCCGAAGATGACACCATTTTTCAATCATCTTTAGGAGCAAAAATTTTAGTTGATTATACCCGTAAAATTGGTGCTATAAATTTCAAATCTAATCTATCTGCTTTTCAAAGCTATGAGTCATCAGATTTATCAAATTGGACTTGGATAAATTCTTTTGGATATACTTTATGGAAGGGCATTGGTTTAGGTTTTGAATTTGGTCTTCGTGGTAACCAACAAGAAGCCGTTAACTTTGCTACCGCTAACTTCGTTGAAGGCAGTGGTCCAGCACCTTCTTTTGAAAATGTAGACAATGAATTACAAAGCTATTGGCTACTTGGTTTAAACTATTCGTTCTAA